The Candidatus Zixiibacteriota bacterium genome window below encodes:
- a CDS encoding ComEC family competence protein produces MPQKLLTDKKPTGLLAGRPALKICLVYAMGIVAGNYLPAIPVIILFSTITAVAAACILHSYRKSQLASMLVYLSLFMVGSAQYMIAVSGFPPAHIANIAQGGGNAAITGMIVEEPDIRTDRTYLTVAVDSLTWRNRDIKSSGRVLVKIKEPSKEFSFKDRIRFSGYLFAPGGSRIPGGFDFARYLNYREIFGMVVLSRGDDIEITRKPPSSWWSLLKFWSLDEFFINDMVAPARRILLEGYEKYLPSEYASLLAGFILGEKRNIPEAAAKLFRDTGTFHLMAVSGSNVGVIVAFVLFLLRPVNRRWRIIAVLLAIIFFSFLTRNEPSVVRASIMASIVMLGFYRQRNADSAGLLGFACLIILVFKPLWLFNAGFQLSVAACAGIIYFFPLFYKQDDRKNSLWLKGVRGLYAVIATTISAQIMVLPITAQYFNRLPLAGVLANIPMIGLAGILTIGGLIFLPFIIIGETTAMIFALPLKLLISVISPLLNFFAGLPAAVITVEPPGIWKIAVFYSVLYIVSEYIFTKRFSIKTTIILLTALCGLVWTSYLKGPQTESLTFIDCGPDRAILFSSNDGNNYLWYDCHEDDRCRQIELSLLRYLCKAGVNYIDTIFTNNKTLVRPLSSDIEVMAIIEHRELFNNEKNRTKGINQYYPLETILNKRVKFVCYKSDNNSEPLYDGYYYKLETIGGLCILAGGLSPYYVRRLKESAFILEIPWSVQPYGAIFEMLKAYPPALLVFSPEKGGIPSIRSKEMLTYMKNRTWAASINGSFRFRFEKSRIIADYMIESSE; encoded by the coding sequence ATGCCGCAAAAACTCTTAACAGATAAAAAACCAACAGGACTTTTAGCTGGCCGGCCGGCCTTAAAAATTTGCCTTGTATATGCCATGGGAATTGTTGCCGGCAATTATCTTCCGGCGATTCCTGTCATTATTCTGTTTTCAACTATAACAGCAGTCGCAGCCGCCTGTATATTGCACTCATATCGAAAAAGCCAACTTGCTTCCATGCTTGTTTATCTATCGCTTTTTATGGTTGGTTCCGCCCAATATATGATTGCCGTATCAGGCTTTCCGCCTGCTCATATAGCGAATATCGCGCAAGGCGGAGGCAATGCTGCTATAACCGGCATGATTGTCGAAGAGCCGGATATCAGAACGGATAGAACCTATCTGACAGTAGCGGTCGATTCACTGACCTGGCGTAATAGAGACATAAAATCATCCGGCAGGGTATTAGTCAAAATCAAAGAGCCGTCGAAGGAATTCTCCTTTAAAGATAGAATCCGGTTTTCCGGCTATTTGTTTGCGCCCGGCGGCTCGCGTATTCCCGGCGGTTTCGACTTCGCCCGCTACCTGAATTACAGGGAGATATTCGGCATGGTTGTTCTAAGCCGAGGAGATGATATTGAGATTACTCGAAAGCCCCCATCCTCCTGGTGGAGCTTGCTCAAATTCTGGTCGCTTGATGAATTTTTTATCAACGATATGGTAGCTCCTGCCCGGCGAATACTGCTTGAGGGCTATGAAAAATATCTGCCCTCAGAATATGCCTCCCTATTGGCAGGATTTATTCTTGGTGAAAAAAGAAACATACCCGAGGCTGCAGCCAAACTGTTTCGCGATACCGGCACCTTTCATCTTATGGCGGTATCCGGGTCGAATGTCGGAGTGATAGTCGCTTTTGTATTGTTTCTTCTGCGCCCCGTAAACAGACGGTGGCGAATTATTGCCGTTTTGCTGGCGATTATCTTCTTTTCGTTCCTGACTCGAAATGAACCGTCGGTAGTGCGTGCCTCAATCATGGCCTCGATTGTGATGTTGGGGTTCTACCGTCAGAGAAACGCCGACTCAGCAGGACTGCTCGGTTTCGCCTGTTTGATAATATTAGTATTCAAGCCGTTGTGGTTGTTTAATGCGGGCTTCCAATTGTCGGTTGCGGCATGCGCGGGTATTATATATTTCTTCCCCCTGTTTTATAAACAGGATGACAGAAAAAATTCACTTTGGCTGAAAGGAGTTAGGGGGTTATATGCGGTAATAGCCACTACCATCTCGGCTCAAATAATGGTTTTGCCGATAACCGCCCAATATTTCAACCGTCTGCCTCTTGCCGGAGTGCTGGCAAATATCCCCATGATCGGCTTGGCCGGCATACTTACAATCGGCGGTTTGATATTTTTGCCGTTTATCATTATAGGCGAAACAACCGCAATGATTTTTGCCCTGCCTTTGAAATTATTAATATCAGTTATTTCACCGCTGCTGAATTTCTTTGCCGGCTTACCTGCCGCTGTAATAACGGTCGAACCGCCCGGTATCTGGAAAATTGCTGTATTCTATAGCGTGTTGTACATAGTATCCGAATATATCTTTACCAAAAGATTCTCTATAAAAACAACTATTATATTACTAACGGCTCTATGCGGATTGGTATGGACATCATATCTCAAAGGACCCCAAACGGAATCTTTGACATTTATCGATTGCGGTCCCGACAGAGCGATTTTATTCAGCTCAAACGATGGCAATAATTATCTCTGGTATGATTGCCATGAGGATGACCGCTGCCGCCAGATAGAGCTAAGTTTATTGCGCTATTTATGTAAGGCGGGAGTAAATTATATCGATACGATATTTACTAATAATAAAACTTTGGTTAGACCTCTTAGTTCCGATATTGAAGTAATGGCTATTATCGAACATAGGGAACTGTTTAATAATGAGAAAAACAGAACTAAGGGAATAAACCAATATTATCCACTGGAAACTATTTTAAATAAAAGAGTTAAATTTGTTTGTTATAAATCCGATAATAATAGCGAACCGTTATATGACGGATATTATTATAAATTGGAAACAATAGGAGGATTGTGCATCCTCGCCGGCGGATTATCGCCATATTATGTAAGAAGGCTTAAAGAATCGGCATTTATTTTAGAGATACCTTGGTCGGTTCAACCGTACGGAGCGATATTTGAAATGCTTAAGGCTTATCCTCCCGCGCTGCTGGTTTTTAGCCCTGAAAAAGGCGGAATTCCGTCGATAAGAAGCAAAGAAATGTTGACATACATGAAAAACCGCACCTGGGCAGCAAGCATTAATGGCAGTTTCCGATTTAGATTCGAGAAGAGCAGGATTATTGCGGACTACATGATAGAAAGCAGTGAATAA
- a CDS encoding lysophospholipid acyltransferase family protein encodes MTKSTQHKIEYYIVRILLSMLNLLPLKLALRFGDFIGFLAFSVLKIRRDVSLANLKISFGAKYADKEYRRIALRSYINFARSMVEFGMFPRISKMKLPDLINTINDEIVAKHFDSGAGAVIVSGHFGNFELMGAYMAQVGWPIDFLVGKQRNLLVNSLMNNNRAVFGAGLIEIGVAARGVFTALKKGRGVVMLSDQDTGSDGVIIDFLGRPASTPKGPAAFAIKTGCPIFVFMPVRNSLIKHTLYFEGPLTIAKSDNKDEDIKKLTQAYSDIIAKYVAEHPEHYFWAHRRWKTTCPEDYP; translated from the coding sequence ATGACCAAATCCACCCAACATAAAATCGAATATTATATAGTCAGAATATTGCTGTCGATGTTAAATCTGCTTCCCCTGAAACTTGCCTTGCGGTTTGGTGATTTTATAGGCTTCTTAGCTTTCTCCGTATTGAAAATCAGACGGGATGTTTCATTAGCCAATCTGAAAATATCGTTCGGCGCTAAATATGCGGATAAAGAGTATCGCCGGATAGCCTTGAGGTCATATATAAATTTTGCCCGAAGCATGGTTGAGTTCGGGATGTTTCCCCGCATATCAAAGATGAAGCTTCCTGATTTGATTAATACAATTAATGATGAAATAGTCGCCAAGCATTTCGACTCCGGCGCTGGCGCGGTGATAGTCTCCGGCCATTTCGGCAATTTTGAGCTTATGGGGGCATATATGGCGCAAGTCGGTTGGCCTATAGATTTTTTGGTAGGCAAACAGCGCAACCTTCTGGTGAATAGTCTGATGAATAATAACCGGGCGGTTTTCGGCGCCGGCCTGATTGAAATCGGAGTTGCCGCCAGAGGTGTTTTTACCGCTCTAAAAAAGGGGCGAGGCGTCGTTATGCTTTCCGATCAGGATACCGGCTCGGATGGCGTGATTATTGATTTCCTTGGCAGACCTGCCTCAACCCCGAAGGGTCCCGCGGCTTTTGCTATAAAAACAGGTTGTCCGATTTTCGTTTTCATGCCGGTTAGAAATAGTCTTATCAAGCACACGCTTTATTTCGAGGGACCATTAACGATTGCGAAAAGTGATAATAAGGATGAAGATATTAAAAAGCTGACACAGGCATATTCGGATATTATAGCAAAATATGTTGCTGAGCATCCCGAACACTATTTCTGGGCGCACCGACGGTGGAAAACTACCTGCCCCGAGGATTACCCATAA
- a CDS encoding metal-dependent hydrolase, with translation MLKLTFIGHSCFLLDDGKYKVVIDPFITGNPMAKISADDLKVDFILVTHGHGDHFGDAINLAKKNNAAVISNFELASYCESKGVKNTAGLHIGGGAEFPFGSVKLTIAHHGSTLGADMGYGGNPVGFIIRMAGKVVYHAGDTGLFLDMKLIGEMDKIDMALLPIGGYFTMDANDAAKAVEFLNPKKAIPMHYNTFPPVKADPNVFADKIKQYGVECIILQPDQSYDIE, from the coding sequence ATGCTTAAATTAACATTCATAGGACATTCATGCTTTTTACTCGATGACGGCAAGTATAAAGTCGTTATCGACCCTTTCATCACGGGCAACCCGATGGCTAAAATCTCTGCCGATGATTTAAAAGTCGATTTCATCCTGGTAACGCATGGTCATGGCGACCACTTTGGGGATGCAATCAATCTGGCCAAAAAGAATAACGCTGCCGTGATTTCCAATTTCGAGCTGGCATCATATTGCGAATCCAAAGGCGTTAAAAATACCGCCGGGCTTCATATCGGGGGCGGCGCAGAATTCCCCTTTGGCTCCGTAAAACTCACCATTGCCCATCATGGTTCAACCCTTGGCGCGGATATGGGATATGGCGGCAATCCGGTCGGCTTCATTATCAGGATGGCTGGCAAGGTGGTTTATCATGCCGGCGACACAGGCTTGTTTTTAGATATGAAATTAATAGGGGAGATGGATAAAATCGATATGGCGTTATTGCCGATTGGCGGATATTTTACAATGGATGCAAACGATGCCGCCAAAGCCGTTGAATTTCTAAATCCGAAAAAGGCAATTCCGATGCATTATAATACATTTCCGCCGGTTAAAGCCGACCCTAATGTTTTTGCCGATAAGATTAAGCAGTACGGCGTCGAATGTATAATCCTTCAACCTGATCAATCATACGATATTGAGTAA
- a CDS encoding DUF4388 domain-containing protein, whose translation MSFTGNLKTVSLPDIFQLIFSTKKTGVLFVSKGDVKKEIYFKGGFTVYAVSSDEKDLFGNLLLKMGRISKGELDKVLKEKKDGKKIGAALVEQRLFTREEILDCLRLQIEEIIYGLFGWKDGEFDFVEGKAPPPETIQTELNPMNIIMEGTRRIDEWEELKKILPPDDVLVELEKNPVLKTEQIHLTRNEILVMANIGSGVLMGDLIKNSPLDQFLTSKAMSNIMQVGLIKLGKRVVVKKKEKMDDSEDVIKLLSTIYKHNFEIILKSLTDKMGDKGKKIFTETFQQRKSDYPLLANFMSGKEGELGFEMLLNIVKSLPDDAKIHRLIANFNDLLSDYIQTIQKYLGSKTYRRTVSQLRIQTQNNIKGKKQLAVKWGLEDEFSRTLRSD comes from the coding sequence ATGAGTTTTACCGGAAATTTAAAAACCGTATCGCTTCCCGATATATTCCAGTTAATATTTTCAACAAAAAAAACCGGCGTATTATTTGTCTCAAAAGGCGATGTGAAAAAGGAAATCTATTTCAAGGGCGGCTTCACTGTGTATGCGGTTTCTTCCGATGAGAAAGACTTGTTTGGCAACCTGCTTCTAAAAATGGGGCGAATCTCCAAGGGGGAATTAGATAAGGTTCTCAAAGAGAAAAAGGATGGCAAGAAAATTGGCGCCGCTTTGGTTGAACAACGTCTGTTTACGAGAGAAGAAATTCTCGATTGCCTGCGTTTGCAGATTGAGGAGATAATATACGGGCTTTTCGGCTGGAAAGACGGCGAGTTTGATTTCGTCGAGGGTAAAGCTCCGCCGCCTGAAACTATTCAGACTGAACTTAACCCCATGAATATTATCATGGAAGGTACGCGCCGAATCGATGAGTGGGAAGAATTGAAAAAAATCCTGCCGCCTGATGATGTTTTGGTTGAACTTGAGAAAAACCCGGTTTTAAAAACCGAACAGATACATCTAACGCGCAATGAGATTCTGGTTATGGCTAATATCGGCTCGGGTGTTTTAATGGGCGACCTGATAAAAAATTCTCCCTTAGACCAATTCCTGACATCAAAAGCGATGTCAAATATTATGCAGGTCGGCTTGATAAAACTTGGTAAAAGAGTTGTCGTGAAAAAGAAAGAAAAAATGGATGATTCGGAAGATGTGATAAAGCTTCTATCAACCATTTATAAGCACAACTTCGAAATAATTCTTAAAAGCCTTACTGATAAAATGGGCGATAAGGGCAAGAAGATATTTACCGAAACATTCCAACAACGTAAGTCAGATTACCCATTATTGGCAAACTTTATGAGCGGCAAAGAGGGCGAACTCGGTTTTGAAATGCTTTTAAATATTGTGAAGTCGCTGCCTGATGACGCCAAAATTCACAGACTTATCGCTAATTTTAACGATCTGTTATCTGATTACATTCAAACAATCCAGAAGTATCTTGGCAGCAAAACGTATAGGCGAACAGTTTCTCAACTTCGAATTCAAACTCAAAACAATATTAAAGGCAAAAAGCAATTAGCCGTTAAGTGGGGGCTTGAAGATGAATTTTCCAGAACTTTGAGGAGCGATTAG